A window of Tepidisphaeraceae bacterium genomic DNA:
GAGCTGATTCCCGAGCTGATGAGCCCCGCGGTGGTGTCGAAGATGAACATCCCGATCAAGCTCGGCGAACGCCGCACGCTGACGCCCCCCGCAACGGTCACCACTGAGGTAATCGCCGACGATGGCGCGCCGATCACGGCGATCAACGGCAGCGAGGTGAAGGACATCGTCGACGCTTACGTGCAGTTGTTGAAGGTCGGCCGAGACGTGAAGGAAGTCACGCTGCGGATGGCCTCGGGCCAGCAGCGGCGGATCGAGATCAGCCCGGTGCCGTTGCCCGACGCGCTCGTGCGCGCACGGGAAACGCTGGGGGTAACGATCGAGCCGCTCACGCCGATGCTGGCGAACCGCTATCGACTGCAGACGGAGGAAGGCCTGATCGTGACCGCCGTCGAACCCGCCACCGCCGCAGCGAACGCCGGCCTGCAACCGGGCGACGTGATCGTGCAGATGGGCCGTTACCGCGTGTCGACGCTGGAGGACTTCTCGGCCTTGCTGCAACATTTGCCGGCATCCGGGCGAGTGCGCGTCGGCGTGGTGCGCGGCGACCGGTTCGGCGTGGCGGTGATCGAGTTTTAGGTTCGGAACGGTCGGAGAGATCGAGCGTCTACGAAAAAGTCTGTCATCCCGAGGGGAGCGGAAGCGACCTGAGGGATCTCCCACTGGCATGGATCGCTCGTCATTCGCGATCCCTCAGGTCGCTACCGCTCCCCTCGGGATGACAACTATCACAAAGGGGCACGCGAGGATGATCGGTCAGACAGTACCTAGATTCGAAAAATGGCGTGCCACCGCTAACGCTCGAATTATGCGAATCCTGATCGCCCCGGACAAGTTCAAAGGCTCGCTGAGCGCGGTCGAGGTGGCCGACGCCATCGCACGTGGCGTTGGCCGCGCTGTTGCGAGCGCCACCGTCGACCGCTGCCCAATTGCCGACGGGGGCGAGGGAACGGTTGCCGCCTTGGTGTCGGCGATGGGTGGGCGGCTCATCTCGGAGCGCGTCACCGGGCCGTTGCCGGAGATGAAGGTCGACGCCGTCTTCGGGCTGCTGCCAAACGACGTCGCCGTCGTCGAAATGGCGGCCGCCAGTGGGCTGGCGCTGCTGCCGCCAAGCGATCGTGATCCGATGGCCACCACGACCTTCGGCACGGGCGAACTGCTGGCGGCGGCGGCTCGACGCGGGGCGAAGAAGGTCATCCTGGGCATTGGTGGCAGCGCGACGATCGACGCCGGCATTGGCTGCGCACAGGCCGCGGGGCTCACCGTGCTGCTGGCCGACGGTGAACCGGTGCACGACACCGAACCGCTCTGTGGTCGTGATTTGGAGCGCGTTGTTTTAATCAAGCACGGGCGCGGCGGCGCGGTGGATCGGTTGACGATCGAGGTCGCCTGTGACGTCACCAATCCCCTGCTAGGACCCGATGGCGCCGCGGCGGTCTACGGTCCGCAGAAGGGCGCGTCAGCCACGGACGTGCAGTGGTTTGACGAGAAGCTTCGGCAGTTGGCGACACGCACGGGCAAGCTGGACATCGCCGGCCGTCCGGGCGCCGGCGCCGCGGGCGGGCTTGGGTTCGCAATGATGGCATACTTCAACGCGAGTCTACGCCCGGGCATCGAACTGGTGCTGGAGGCATGCCGATTTCACGGACGGCTAGCAGGTGTCGATCTCTGCATCACCGGTGAGGGCGGGCTTGATGGACAAACCGCCAGCGGGAAAGCCGTGCATGGCGTGGCGGCGGCGTGTAAGACCGCGGGGGTGCCGTGCATCGCGATCGCGGGAAGTCTGGGCGAAGGACACGAGCGGTTGCGCGACGTGGGCATCACGCGCATCATTTCGCTTGTTGATGAGAGCACCGATGTCGCCACCGCGATGCGCGATGCCGCGGCGTTGGTCGAACGGCGGGCCGAGACCGCGGTGGCGGCGTTCGTCGGTGATCGATCAAGGGGATCGAAATGAAGGGCAGCGCCGCGGTCGCGAGCGATTCCGTTCCGGTCCCTCTCCCGGTACTCCGGGAGAGGTTAGGTGAGGGTGATTCGAACTGCTGGCGATCAGTGCAGATCAAATTCACCCCCACCCAGCCTCCCCCGGCGTACCGGGAGAGGGGCAGGAGGCTGTTTTTCCTCTCCCTTATCGTCCTGCTTCTCGGCGTAGTTGGCTGTGGCGCGAAGGCGCAGCCGTTGCCGCGGGATGATGCGCAGGTCTACCTGCTGCGTGGGTATCGCGATTGGTACTCCACCGGCATCAACGACCTCGGCCGTCAGTTGCAGCACCGTGGCATCGATTCCGTCGTGCTGCCGCAGAAGAATAGTGGCGAGCTAGGCGAGGCACTATTGGGCCGCGACGGGTCGCAGCCGCTGGTGCTAGTCGGCTTCTCATACGGCGCCGACGACGTCATTCGCATTGCCCGCCGAATGGCCAAGGTGGGCAAGCCGGTGGATCTGTTGATTACCATCGACCCCGTCACCCCACCCCGCTTGCCGGCGAACGTCAGGGCTTGTGTGAACTATTACCAGTCCAACGGCGTCGCCGACGCGTTGCCGTGGTTACGCGGCGTGCGGCTGTCAGCCGATCGCGGTGCCGTTGCGCCGATCAACCACAACCTGCGCAACGACCGCAAGGACCTGCTGCAGCCCGACACCAGCCACGCCACCATCGCCGGTCATGCGAAGTTGCACGATGAGATCGTACAGCGGGTGGTTGGCGTGGTCGCGCCGGTGAGTACACTGTCCGGCTCGAAACCATGACCCCGACCTCCATCCCCATCCTCATCATCGCGCTGACCATCGGTGGCTATTGGCTGCGCGTCGTCAGCATGGCCCGCAAGCAGAAGCGCCGTAGCGGACGGGCCGCCAATTTTATTCCCGCCGAGCAGACGGGGCGGTGGAACCGGTTCCTCTGGATTCCTGCCGTCGTCGTCTGGGTCGTCCACCCGTTCTACTCGGCCTTCATCGCGAGCCCGACCGGGCCACTGGCGCCACTGGCCCGCGTGCCCAACGGCATGAAATGGGTGCTGGCGGGCGTCGTCGTTTGTTGTGCGGCACTCACGACGATCTGCTGGAAGCGGATGGGCAAATCGTGGCGAATGGGAATCGACCCTACCGAGAAGACCAACCTGATCGTCAGTGGGCCATATGCCTACGTGCGGCACCCGATTTACGCGCTGTCATTGGCGATGATGGCTGCGACAATGCTGGCCGTTCCGTCGCCGGTGATGCTGCTGGCGGGCCTCCTTCACCTGGCGCTGCTCGTGTGGGAAGCGCGCCGCGAGGAAAGCCATCTGGTGGCGCTTCACGGCGAGACGTACCGCCGGTATTGTTCGCGCGTGGGACGGTTCGTCCCACTGCCGAACCGGCGATACGTGCCGGTCAGCTAACGCCCGCGATGCCGCAAGGAGACGCCATTCATCCCGCCCCGCCAAGTCGACTCGCGCCACTGAATATATTTCAGTATCTCGCTCGGCAGTGGGACAACATCCACCCGTACAACGCCGCGCAAACGCTTGAGATCAACGGCGTCCCCGACCTGAACCAGATCAACGACGCTTGGACCGACACGCTCGCCGCCATCGGCCTCGGCCGCGTGCGGCTGACGTCGTGTGGTCATTTCGGCTTTGAAGTCTTGAACGGCGAGATGCGCGATTACCCCGTCCGCCGGGTGCCCGCGGCCACATCGCTCACGGAGTTTTTGACCGCCGAGATCAACCGCCCGTTCGCCGACCCCGGTGAACCGCCCTTCCGCGCGTTCGTGCGGCAAGGGGAAGGCTCGTACCACCTGGGCGTGGTCTACCAGCATTGGACGGCCGACAGCGTTTCGGTGCAGGGCATCCTGCGGGAACTGTTCTACCGGCTGTACGACCCGTCGCGCGTCCGCCAGTCACCCCAGCGCATTCAGGACACCGGCTATTGGGGCATGTACGGCCCACGGCATGGCCGGTGGAAGCTGGACGAGAACCTCTTCGGCCTGGCGCGGCGCTACTTCCGCTATCGCCGGGTGCGCAAGGTGCAGAGCGCCGGTTTAACCGACCCCGCGGTGCGCATCCACATGCAAACCGCGCCCGCAGACCTCATCGACGGCCTGCGCGCCGCCGGTAGCGCCGCGGGCGTAAAGGTGCACGACATCATCGTCGCCGCGCTCGCCGAGGCGTGCGCCCAGCACGTGCCAACGCAGTTCCGAAAGCGCCGGCGCGACCTGGCCGTCGGTTCGATCATCGACCTTCGCCCGCTGTCGCGCACCGATCTGACCGACGTGTTCGGCCTCTACCTCGGCTTCACCGGCATCATCGTCCATGAGGGCGACCTCGCCTATTGGCCCCGGCTGTTGAAGTCCGTCGCCACGCAGAACCGGCATCACAAGAACCTGGGCATTCCGCAGACCAGTCTCGCCTGGATGCTGGCCGCCCGACTGATCGGGCAGTTCGTGCCGCGCGAACGGCTGTGGCATTTCTATCGCAAGGAGATGCCGCTGTCGGGTGGTTTGTCGAACATGAACCTGTCGAAGAGCTGGGCGACTGCCTATGCGCCCAACCTCATCCGCGACTACATCCGCGTCTCCCCCACCGGCCCGCTCGCGCCGCTGGCGGTTGCCACCACCACCTTCGCCGGCACGTTCCGCGCCGGCGTCACCTACCGCAGTTCGCTGATCGACGACGGCCGCGCGGGCCAGTTCCTCGAAACCTTTATTTCGCGACTGAAGTCGGTGGCGGCACCGTCCGGATCTCCCGTTTCGTCTTGAACGACGAGACCACAGGAACCGTGCGAAGTCCCCTCCGCACGTAGCATGGGCGTCTCGCCCATGCCTATCAACAGCACGGGCGATTTATTTAATAGGGACCCATCCTCCCCGCGCAACCGCCACGAATCCAATTTCCCGCTCCGGCCACAGGCATGGGCGAGACGCCCATGCTACGTGAAGGCCGCCAGCCTTGTCCGTGGAACCCGCCCGCCCATGGCCGAGCATGTCATCCCGATGGGAGCCTCAGGCGACCTGAGGGATCTCGATTGGCCGAGAATCGCTCGGGCTCCGCTCGGAATGACATATCGGACGTTCGGGTCGCCCAATCCGGTTCGTTAGTCAAAAGGACGACATCAGGGCCAGATGCCGCCGAACGTCCGGATAACCATCGCAAGTATGACTTAACGCCTTGCGGCGCCGTGGCGAGCCCTGTCCGGGTCGCCGTGCGATCTGACGCAGGCCACCCGTCCGGACCAAGCGTTGGTCCTCCCCAATTTCCCGACGTCTTCTCCATTTTCCCGAGGCCGTCCCCAATTTCCCGACGTCTTCTCCATTTTCCCGAGGCCGTCTCCAATTTCCCGGCGCCTTCTCCAATTTCGCGAAGCCGTCTCCAATTTCCCGGCGCCTTCTCCAATTTCGCGAGGCCGTCGTGAATTTCCCGACGCCTTCTCCAATTTCGCGAGGCCGTCGTGAATTTCCTGACGCCTTCTCCATTTTCGCCAGGCCCTCGGGAATTAGGAGAAGCCTTCGCCAATTTCGCCAAGCCCTCGGGAATTTGGAGACGGCCTCCCGCGACGCCGTTGCTTTCAATCTTCCGATCCGCCCCTCGCCCCACCCGTTGACAGGAACGCGACATTGGCCACACTTTCCGGTCCGATACTACTTAAGGAGCAACCGCATGGCCAAGCAATACAAGTCCGCCCCCGCGATGTCGATCGACCCGTCGAAGAAGTACGCCGCCACGATCGAGACCAGCCGCGGCACGATCAACGTCGACCTGTTCGCCAAAGAGGCGCCGATGACGGTCAACAACTTCGTCTTCCTGTCGCGCGACGGGTTTTATGACGGCCTGACCTTCCATCGCGTCATCAACGACTTCATGATCCAGGGCGGCGACCCCAACGGCACCGGCAGCGGTGGCCCGGGTTACAAGTTCGGTGACGAGGTGGGGGCCGGCAAGCCCAAGCACAAGGTCGGCAGCCTCTCGATGGCCAACGCCGGCCCCGGCACCAACGGCAGCCAGTTCTTCATCACCCACATCGCCACCGAATGGCTCGACGGCAAGCACACCGTCTTCGGCCAGGTGACCCAGGGCCAGGACATCGTGAACGCGGTGAAGCAAGGCGACACGATCAAGTCGATCACGATCAGCGAATCGTAACGACCGCAACATAGCCGCCCGCCCGATCCCGCGCCATCCGCCGCCGGGACGGGCGGGCGTTCTCGTTACCCGCTCGTCCCGCAGCGACCGAATTCCCTCTTCTGTAGGACAGGCATTCCTGCCTGTCTCTCCCCCCGTCTGCTCTCCCCCCGTATTTCTTTCTGCTCTCTTCTGTGGCACAGGCATTCTTGCCTGTGTTTCTTCTGTCTTTGGACTTTCCAGTGGGGCAGACATTCTTGTCTGCCTCGCAGCGGTAGCTGCGATTCAGAGAGGTGGCAGAGAACGCGAAGGCGCGATGGCACGAAGAAAGCCGCGAAGGAAGAGGATTTGAATCACAGAGGAGACAGAGGGGGAAGGCACAGAGCAATCAATTAAAGCGGTTCTACCTCAGGTGTAGCGTGTCATCCCGATGGGAGCGGTAGCGACCTGAGGGATCCCGAATTAGAGGCGGCTCTCGACAGTGGCGATCCCTCGGGTCGCTCCCGCTCGGGATGACAGGGTTGCGGCCAGACGCTACACCTGAAGTTGAACCGCTCTAGATCAACCCTTGGCTCCCTCCGATTGGGATTTGGTGCTTGGGATTTTGCTTGGCATTGGCGATTGGGATTTCTCCCCCTACTCCACCAACCGCTGCCCCCGCGGCAACCGCCGCCCCGGCGAACTCGGCAGATGCGCATCGCGCTTCATGCGCGCTTCCAAATCCACCCGCATCGCGCGAAACGTGCGGTCGATCAACTGCGTGATCTCCTCCGCCTTCATCCCCCCCACGTCGATCGGCGGCCCGTACAGCACGCCCACCGGATGCGACTGCGGCATCGCCTTCGATCGCGGCCACGCCTCGTACGAGCCCGCGATCATCACCGGCACGATCGGCACCTTCGCCCGCTTCACGATCAGCGCCACGCCCTTCTGGATCGGCCCGAGCTTGCCATCGAGCGTGCGGGCGCCCTCCGGGAAGACGTTGAGCAGATGCCCTTCCTGCAGCTTCCGGATCGTCTCGTCGATCGCCCCCTTGTCCCCCTTGCCCTGGCGAACCGGAAACGCGCCGAGCCTGCGGATGAGCCAACCGAAGCCGGGCACCTCGAACAGCTCCGACTTGGCCATAAAGGTCATGTTGCGCCGAACCTGCACGCCGATGAGCGCGGGGTCGAGGTAGCTCTCGTGGTTGGAGATCATCAGGGCGCCACCCTCGTCGGGCACGTGGTGGACGCCGTAGACCTTCAGGTCGA
This region includes:
- a CDS encoding glycerate kinase; translated protein: MRILIAPDKFKGSLSAVEVADAIARGVGRAVASATVDRCPIADGGEGTVAALVSAMGGRLISERVTGPLPEMKVDAVFGLLPNDVAVVEMAAASGLALLPPSDRDPMATTTFGTGELLAAAARRGAKKVILGIGGSATIDAGIGCAQAAGLTVLLADGEPVHDTEPLCGRDLERVVLIKHGRGGAVDRLTIEVACDVTNPLLGPDGAAAVYGPQKGASATDVQWFDEKLRQLATRTGKLDIAGRPGAGAAGGLGFAMMAYFNASLRPGIELVLEACRFHGRLAGVDLCITGEGGLDGQTASGKAVHGVAAACKTAGVPCIAIAGSLGEGHERLRDVGITRIISLVDESTDVATAMRDAAALVERRAETAVAAFVGDRSRGSK
- a CDS encoding isoprenylcysteine carboxylmethyltransferase family protein; this encodes MTPTSIPILIIALTIGGYWLRVVSMARKQKRRSGRAANFIPAEQTGRWNRFLWIPAVVVWVVHPFYSAFIASPTGPLAPLARVPNGMKWVLAGVVVCCAALTTICWKRMGKSWRMGIDPTEKTNLIVSGPYAYVRHPIYALSLAMMAATMLAVPSPVMLLAGLLHLALLVWEARREESHLVALHGETYRRYCSRVGRFVPLPNRRYVPVS
- a CDS encoding peptidylprolyl isomerase, translated to MAKQYKSAPAMSIDPSKKYAATIETSRGTINVDLFAKEAPMTVNNFVFLSRDGFYDGLTFHRVINDFMIQGGDPNGTGSGGPGYKFGDEVGAGKPKHKVGSLSMANAGPGTNGSQFFITHIATEWLDGKHTVFGQVTQGQDIVNAVKQGDTIKSITISES
- a CDS encoding lysophospholipid acyltransferase family protein, translated to MVPVIYKFCRGVCRIATTVLFDLKVYGVHHVPDEGGALMISNHESYLDPALIGVQVRRNMTFMAKSELFEVPGFGWLIRRLGAFPVRQGKGDKGAIDETIRKLQEGHLLNVFPEGARTLDGKLGPIQKGVALIVKRAKVPIVPVMIAGSYEAWPRSKAMPQSHPVGVLYGPPIDVGGMKAEEITQLIDRTFRAMRVDLEARMKRDAHLPSSPGRRLPRGQRLVE